In Paracoccus methylovorus, a genomic segment contains:
- a CDS encoding 4-aminobutyrate--2-oxoglutarate transaminase encodes MTSLTDRKNAAISRGVGMTTQIYAERAENAEIWDKDGNRYIDFAAGIAVVNTGHRHPRVVEAVRAQLDRFTHTCHQVVPYENYVALAERLNALVPGDGPRKTAFYTTGAEAVENAVKIARHYTGRAGIVAFAGGFHGRTFLGMSLTGKVQPYKAGFGPMMNDIWHLPFPNELHGTSQDEALAALDRLFKADIDPSRVAAIIVEPVQGEGGFYEAPAGFIQRLRQICDQYSILLIADEVQTGFARTGKLFAMEHHGVAADLTTMAKGLGGGLPISAVTGRADVMDSPAPGGLGGTYAGNPLAVAAAHAVLDVIEDEGLCERATRLGQRLKQRLAGIAETVPEIVDIRGPGFMNAVEFNVAGTDKPNPDLANRVREEALNRNLILLTCGVHGNVIRFLAPLTIQDEVFDEALGILETAIHAARA; translated from the coding sequence ATGACCAGCCTGACCGACCGCAAGAATGCCGCCATTTCGCGCGGCGTGGGCATGACCACGCAGATCTATGCCGAACGCGCCGAGAACGCCGAGATCTGGGACAAGGATGGCAACCGCTATATCGACTTCGCCGCCGGCATCGCCGTGGTCAACACCGGCCACCGCCACCCCCGGGTGGTCGAGGCGGTGCGCGCCCAGCTCGACCGGTTCACCCACACCTGCCACCAGGTGGTGCCCTACGAAAACTATGTCGCGCTGGCCGAGCGGCTGAATGCGCTCGTCCCCGGCGACGGGCCCAGAAAGACCGCCTTCTATACCACAGGGGCCGAAGCGGTGGAAAACGCGGTCAAGATCGCCCGCCACTACACTGGGCGCGCGGGTATCGTCGCTTTTGCCGGGGGCTTTCACGGCCGGACCTTCCTGGGCATGTCGCTGACCGGCAAGGTCCAGCCCTACAAGGCCGGCTTTGGCCCGATGATGAACGATATCTGGCACCTGCCCTTCCCGAACGAACTTCACGGCACCAGCCAGGACGAGGCGCTGGCCGCGCTTGACCGACTGTTCAAGGCTGATATCGACCCCTCGCGCGTCGCCGCCATCATCGTCGAGCCGGTGCAGGGCGAAGGCGGCTTTTACGAAGCGCCCGCCGGCTTCATCCAGCGCCTGCGCCAGATCTGCGACCAGTATTCAATCCTCTTGATCGCCGACGAGGTGCAGACCGGCTTCGCCCGCACCGGCAAGCTCTTCGCGATGGAGCACCATGGCGTCGCCGCGGATCTTACCACCATGGCCAAGGGGCTTGGCGGCGGCCTGCCGATCAGCGCGGTGACCGGCCGTGCGGATGTCATGGACAGCCCCGCGCCGGGCGGGCTGGGCGGCACCTATGCCGGGAACCCACTGGCGGTCGCCGCCGCCCACGCAGTGCTGGACGTGATCGAGGACGAAGGGCTTTGCGAACGCGCGACCCGTCTTGGCCAGCGGCTGAAACAGCGCCTTGCCGGCATCGCGGAAACCGTTCCCGAGATCGTGGATATCCGCGGCCCCGGCTTCATGAATGCGGTCGAATTCAACGTCGCGGGTACCGACAAGCCGAACCCCGATCTGGCCAACCGCGTCCGGGAAGAGGCGCTCAACCGCAACCTGATCCTGCTGACCTGCGGCGTGCATGGCAACGTGATCCGCTTCCTCGCGCCACTGACCATCCAGGACGAGGTCTTTGACGAAGCTCTGGGCATTCTGGAAACCGCCATCCACGCCGCCCGTGCCTGA
- a CDS encoding acetyl-CoA carboxylase carboxyltransferase subunit alpha → MTYLEFEKPLADLEGKAEELRALARKGEGVDLEKEATALDRKAEEMLRDLYKQLDPWRKTQVARHPERPHCRDYIEQLFTEYTPLAGDRAFGEDHAVMGGLARFKDKPCVVIGHEKGNDTKSRIFHNFGMARPEGYRKAIRLMDMADRFRLPVITLVDTPGAYPGKGAEERGQSEAIARSTEKCLQIGVPLVSVVIGEGGSGGAVAFATANRIAMLEHSIYSVISPEGCASILWKDAEKMREAAHALKLTAQDLKKLEVIDRIITEPVGGAQRAPAEAIEAVGEAVTVMLGELEGKKPAELIKDRRQKFLAMGSKMLA, encoded by the coding sequence ATGACTTACCTGGAGTTCGAAAAGCCCCTTGCCGATCTTGAGGGCAAGGCCGAGGAACTGCGGGCCCTGGCCCGAAAGGGCGAAGGCGTCGATCTGGAGAAAGAGGCGACGGCGCTGGACCGCAAGGCCGAGGAAATGCTGCGCGATCTTTACAAGCAGCTTGATCCCTGGCGCAAAACGCAGGTCGCCCGCCACCCGGAACGCCCGCATTGCCGCGACTATATCGAGCAGCTTTTCACCGAATACACGCCGCTGGCCGGCGACCGCGCCTTTGGCGAGGATCACGCGGTCATGGGTGGGCTTGCGCGATTCAAGGACAAGCCCTGTGTCGTCATCGGCCATGAAAAGGGTAACGACACAAAATCGCGGATCTTTCACAATTTCGGCATGGCCCGGCCCGAGGGGTATCGCAAGGCCATCCGGCTGATGGATATGGCCGACCGCTTTCGCCTGCCGGTAATCACGCTGGTAGATACTCCCGGCGCATATCCGGGCAAGGGGGCCGAGGAACGGGGCCAGTCCGAAGCCATCGCCCGCTCGACCGAGAAATGTCTGCAGATCGGTGTCCCGCTGGTCTCGGTCGTGATCGGCGAAGGAGGGTCCGGTGGTGCCGTGGCCTTTGCCACTGCCAATCGCATCGCCATGCTGGAACATTCGATCTATTCGGTAATCTCGCCCGAGGGCTGCGCCTCGATCCTGTGGAAGGATGCCGAGAAGATGCGCGAGGCCGCCCATGCGCTGAAGCTGACCGCGCAGGATCTGAAAAAGCTGGAAGTGATCGACCGCATCATCACCGAGCCGGTGGGCGGCGCGCAACGCGCGCCTGCGGAGGCGATCGAGGCCGTGGGTGAGGCGGTCACCGTCATGCTGGGCGAGCTTGAGGGCAAGAAGCCGGCGGAACTGATCAAGGATCGCCGGCAGAAGTTTTTGGCCATGGGTTCGAAAATGCTGGCCTAG
- a CDS encoding molybdenum cofactor biosynthesis protein MoaE, with product MAARVQSAPFDLAAELAGFGAGSGAVVTFSGLVRDEGGRLVALEIEHYPGMTEKALSAYGAQAAERFELDDWRIIHRHGRLEVGQPIMMVATAARHRIAAFQAAEYLMDWLKSRAPFWKREIGPEGPGVWVEARTEDEDALSRW from the coding sequence ATGGCCGCCCGGGTTCAAAGCGCGCCTTTCGACCTTGCCGCCGAACTGGCGGGCTTCGGCGCGGGTTCGGGGGCCGTCGTCACCTTTTCCGGACTGGTGCGCGATGAGGGCGGCCGGTTGGTGGCGCTGGAGATCGAGCACTATCCCGGCATGACCGAAAAGGCGCTGTCCGCCTATGGCGCGCAGGCGGCCGAGCGTTTCGAGCTGGATGACTGGCGCATCATACATCGCCATGGCCGGCTGGAAGTGGGCCAGCCGATCATGATGGTCGCCACTGCCGCGCGTCACCGCATAGCGGCCTTTCAGGCGGCGGAATATCTGATGGACTGGCTGAAATCCCGCGCGCCGTTCTGGAAGCGCGAGATCGGACCGGAAGGCCCCGGCGTCTGGGTTGAGGCACGGACCGAGGACGAGGACGCGCTGTCGCGGTGGTAA
- the moaD gene encoding molybdopterin converting factor subunit 1, producing MALDVLYFAWLRERIGQPRERIETEAATVRDLVAELAGMDEWHAHALSDLSAVRVALDQELADLDAPLAGVREVAFFPPMTGG from the coding sequence ATGGCGCTTGACGTGCTTTACTTTGCCTGGCTGCGCGAACGCATCGGCCAGCCGCGCGAGCGGATCGAGACCGAGGCCGCCACCGTGCGCGATCTGGTTGCGGAACTGGCCGGAATGGACGAATGGCATGCGCATGCGCTGTCGGATCTGTCGGCGGTGCGTGTCGCACTCGATCAGGAACTGGCCGATCTGGATGCGCCATTGGCCGGGGTGCGCGAGGTCGCGTTTTTCCCGCCCATGACCGGGGGCTGA
- the pgsA gene encoding CDP-diacylglycerol--glycerol-3-phosphate 3-phosphatidyltransferase, whose product MRWTLPNLLTVLRLAAAPLVPLMFFFLSRPFADFAALALFMIAAITDWFDGYLARAWGQESRFGAAMDPIADKAMVIIAVVVITGYSGMNPWLILPATVILFREVFVSGLREFLGDKARLLQVTKLAKWKTTAQMVAIAVLFLGTGLNYYETGRPPLVGETSLPWSDDWSDLATQVGLILIWIAAVLTAITGWDYFAKARPFLRDDHGA is encoded by the coding sequence ATGCGCTGGACCTTGCCCAATCTCCTGACCGTTCTGCGACTTGCGGCCGCGCCGCTGGTTCCGCTGATGTTCTTTTTCCTCAGCCGGCCCTTTGCCGATTTCGCGGCTTTGGCGCTGTTCATGATTGCCGCGATAACCGATTGGTTCGACGGCTATCTGGCCCGCGCGTGGGGGCAGGAAAGCCGCTTTGGCGCCGCCATGGACCCGATCGCCGACAAGGCCATGGTCATCATCGCCGTGGTCGTCATCACCGGCTATTCCGGCATGAACCCGTGGCTGATCCTGCCTGCGACCGTGATCCTGTTCCGCGAGGTCTTCGTGTCCGGTCTGCGCGAATTCCTGGGCGATAAGGCAAGGCTGCTTCAGGTCACCAAACTGGCCAAGTGGAAGACCACGGCGCAGATGGTCGCCATCGCCGTGCTTTTCCTGGGCACCGGCCTGAACTATTATGAAACCGGCCGCCCGCCGCTGGTCGGCGAAACCAGCCTGCCCTGGTCCGACGACTGGTCGGATCTGGCGACGCAGGTCGGGTTGATTCTGATCTGGATCGCGGCGGTGCTGACGGCGATCACCGGCTGGGATTACTTCGCCAAGGCCCGGCCTTTCCTGAGGGATGACCATGGCGCTTGA
- a CDS encoding MerR family transcriptional regulator → MFPIGKLAKATGVKVPTIRYYEQIGLMPEPERTAGNQRLYAQSTLERLAFIRHARDLGFPLEAIRELLSLSDRPNQPCTAADDIARRQLAEIQARIARLTVLRDELQRMLDHCASDTIAECRVIEVLGNHALCAHDHDAQAAGQAV, encoded by the coding sequence ATGTTCCCCATCGGCAAGCTGGCCAAGGCCACCGGCGTCAAGGTGCCGACGATTCGCTATTACGAACAGATCGGCCTGATGCCCGAGCCCGAACGCACGGCAGGCAACCAGCGGCTTTACGCGCAAAGCACGCTGGAACGGCTGGCATTTATCCGTCACGCCCGCGATCTGGGCTTTCCGCTGGAGGCGATCCGTGAACTTCTAAGCCTGTCGGATCGCCCGAACCAACCCTGCACTGCTGCCGACGATATCGCCCGGCGCCAGCTTGCCGAGATCCAGGCCCGGATCGCCCGCCTGACGGTGCTGCGCGACGAATTGCAGCGTATGCTGGATCATTGCGCCAGCGACACCATCGCGGAATGCCGGGTTATCGAGGTGCTCGGCAATCATGCGCTTTGCGCCCATGACCATGATGCGCAGGCGGCCGGTCAGGCGGTCTAG
- a CDS encoding heavy metal translocating P-type ATPase yields MNTEQAQRHEWTVTGMDCASCSAKVTRAVERLPGVGDVSVALMAERLSLTLKPGTTASEEIEGIVRKLGYDIMPKGQKPSAGNTAVPQSAATHNHDHDHRHHHGDARHDERWYRSGKGRLVILTGALLVVAWGFELLTSAEAGYWAFLAACLIGVVPVARRAWAALRMGQPFTIEALMTIAALGALIIGAAQEAALVVFLFAVGEVLEGVAAGKARDGIRALADLVPKTALLDDGGTIREVPASLLEIGQTVLVRPGDRIPADGDIVEGISGIDESPVTGESVPQSKGPGEPVFAGSINTEAALRIRVTRQPSDNTIARIVRLVEEAEEARAPTERFIDRFSRWYMPAVVAGAALVMLVPPLGFGADWDTWIYRGLALLLIGCPCALVISVPASIASALSSGARHGLLMKGGAVIEAAANVRHVALDKTGTLTHGQPAVTCLLPVPDVTEARLLATAAGVEAGSSHPLAQAILRRAAEAGIAPLPARDARALPGKGVEAVLGESRVWVASPRHAAALGGLHDEAAAVALEAKGMTVVAVLDERQPLGLIAMRDEPRPDAAEAMRQLTAMGVTPLMLTGDNPRTAQAIAGTLGIDFRAGMLPEDKLAAIREMAAKGGVMMIGDGINDAPALKQASVGVAMGSGTDVALETADAAILRNRVGDVPALIRLARVTMGNIRQNITIALGLKAVFLVTSVLGITGLWIAILADTGATVLVTLNALRLLGHDPNASAR; encoded by the coding sequence ATGAACACAGAACAGGCGCAACGGCACGAATGGACGGTGACGGGCATGGATTGCGCGTCCTGCAGCGCCAAAGTGACGCGGGCCGTCGAGCGGCTGCCCGGCGTCGGCGACGTCAGCGTCGCGCTGATGGCCGAGCGGCTGTCGCTGACGCTGAAACCCGGCACCACCGCCAGCGAAGAGATCGAGGGCATCGTCCGAAAGCTGGGCTACGACATCATGCCCAAGGGACAAAAGCCATCCGCCGGGAATACTGCGGTCCCCCAATCCGCCGCCACACATAATCATGACCACGATCATCGCCACCACCATGGCGACGCCAGACATGACGAACGCTGGTATCGGTCGGGCAAGGGCCGGCTGGTGATCCTGACCGGCGCGTTGCTGGTGGTGGCATGGGGGTTTGAGCTGCTGACCTCGGCCGAGGCGGGCTATTGGGCGTTTCTCGCGGCCTGCCTGATCGGGGTGGTCCCGGTCGCAAGACGCGCCTGGGCCGCGCTGCGCATGGGCCAGCCCTTTACCATCGAGGCGCTGATGACCATTGCCGCACTTGGCGCGCTTATCATCGGCGCGGCGCAAGAAGCGGCCTTGGTGGTCTTTCTGTTCGCCGTGGGCGAGGTGCTGGAAGGCGTCGCCGCCGGCAAGGCCCGCGACGGCATCCGGGCCTTGGCTGACCTAGTGCCCAAAACCGCGCTGCTGGATGACGGCGGCACCATCCGCGAAGTCCCCGCCAGCCTGCTGGAGATCGGCCAGACGGTGCTGGTCCGGCCCGGCGACCGCATCCCCGCCGATGGCGATATCGTCGAGGGCATCAGCGGCATCGACGAAAGCCCCGTGACCGGCGAAAGCGTGCCGCAAAGCAAGGGACCGGGCGAGCCGGTCTTTGCCGGCTCGATCAATACCGAGGCCGCTCTGCGCATCCGCGTGACCCGGCAGCCCTCGGACAACACCATCGCCCGCATCGTCCGACTGGTCGAGGAAGCCGAAGAAGCTCGCGCCCCGACCGAGCGTTTCATCGACCGTTTCAGCCGCTGGTACATGCCCGCCGTGGTCGCGGGGGCCGCGCTGGTCATGCTGGTGCCACCGCTGGGGTTCGGCGCCGACTGGGATACGTGGATCTATCGCGGGCTGGCCCTGCTGCTGATCGGCTGTCCCTGCGCGCTGGTGATCTCGGTTCCTGCCTCGATCGCCTCGGCGCTGTCATCGGGCGCGCGGCACGGCCTGCTGATGAAGGGCGGCGCAGTGATCGAGGCGGCGGCGAATGTTCGCCACGTGGCGCTGGACAAGACCGGCACGCTGACCCATGGCCAGCCGGCCGTGACCTGCCTGCTGCCCGTGCCCGACGTTACCGAAGCCCGGCTGCTTGCCACCGCGGCCGGGGTCGAGGCCGGGTCCAGCCATCCGCTGGCCCAGGCTATCCTGCGCCGCGCCGCCGAGGCGGGTATTGCGCCTCTACCTGCCCGCGACGCCCGCGCCCTGCCCGGCAAGGGGGTCGAGGCGGTGTTGGGCGAATCCCGTGTCTGGGTCGCCTCACCCCGCCATGCCGCCGCACTGGGCGGGCTTCACGACGAGGCCGCGGCAGTGGCACTGGAGGCAAAGGGCATGACGGTGGTGGCCGTCCTTGACGAACGCCAGCCCCTTGGCCTGATCGCCATGCGCGACGAGCCGCGCCCGGACGCTGCCGAAGCCATGCGCCAACTGACAGCCATGGGCGTGACACCCCTTATGCTGACCGGCGATAACCCCCGCACCGCTCAGGCCATCGCCGGCACGCTCGGAATCGACTTCAGGGCCGGGATGCTGCCCGAAGACAAGCTGGCCGCAATCCGCGAAATGGCCGCCAAGGGGGGCGTGATGATGATCGGCGACGGCATCAACGACGCCCCTGCGCTGAAGCAGGCAAGCGTCGGCGTCGCCATGGGATCGGGCACGGATGTCGCGCTGGAAACCGCGGATGCGGCTATTCTGCGCAACCGGGTCGGCGACGTGCCGGCGCTCATCCGGCTGGCGCGCGTCACGATGGGCAACATCCGGCAGAACATCACCATCGCGCTGGGGCTGAAGGCGGTGTTTCTGGTGACCTCGGTGCTGGGGATCACCGGCCTGTGGATCGCGATCCTTGCCGATACCGGGGCCACGGTGCTGGTCACGCTGAATGCGCTGCGCCTGCTGGGACATGACCCCAATGCCTCTGCCCGGTGA
- a CDS encoding sigma-54-dependent transcriptional regulator, producing the protein MTQLPDRRRILVIEDDQTLNRLLVEQLGRLGYEALGALSRAVALETLGYFRPDLAILDLRLPDSDGMSFLPELREYCPAIVLTAVGTIDQAVQAVRAGALDFLVKPATSQTLELALRRVFDAADLRRDLAFWQSRALAGKNQPVGGSSPQILEVQRLISLFAGAETPVLVLGAAGAGKERVALALHSLSPRSNGRFVSADCEGGLDAEEIFGLVRPEGKGVARTEGLLAAGDSGTIYLSGIDRLSLDLQVRLLRVIESGSYRPVGTTTQLPCRARFILGSALSPEEIAKAGPQRSELLFRMLAFTIRLPSLAERPEDILLLAQEILENRSFQRNTPKHFSDAAKKAMLAHSWPGNLRELSNAIERSLILSAGADGIEPAHLGLDTGAVAVKDGQVVLRFPQAPTLESLRDAYLRLLLETTGGNRREMAETLGISERNLYRLLPGITKGDAD; encoded by the coding sequence ATGACACAGTTACCCGACAGACGCCGCATTCTGGTGATCGAGGATGATCAGACCCTAAACCGGCTTCTGGTCGAACAGCTTGGCCGTCTGGGGTATGAGGCGCTTGGTGCGCTTTCCCGTGCCGTAGCGCTGGAAACTCTTGGTTATTTCAGGCCCGATCTTGCTATTCTTGATCTGCGCCTGCCCGACAGCGATGGAATGAGCTTTCTGCCTGAACTGCGCGAATACTGCCCCGCCATCGTGTTGACCGCGGTGGGCACGATTGATCAGGCCGTGCAGGCGGTCAGGGCCGGCGCGCTGGATTTCCTTGTAAAGCCCGCCACGTCGCAGACGCTGGAGCTGGCGCTGCGCCGGGTTTTCGATGCGGCCGACCTGCGCCGCGATCTGGCCTTCTGGCAAAGCCGCGCCTTGGCCGGGAAAAACCAGCCTGTCGGCGGAAGCTCCCCCCAGATCCTAGAGGTGCAGCGCCTGATTTCGCTTTTTGCCGGGGCCGAAACGCCGGTTCTGGTTCTTGGTGCGGCGGGGGCGGGCAAGGAACGCGTGGCGCTGGCGCTGCACAGCCTGTCGCCGCGTTCGAACGGCCGCTTCGTTTCCGCGGATTGCGAAGGAGGACTGGATGCCGAGGAAATCTTTGGTCTGGTCCGCCCCGAAGGAAAGGGAGTGGCGCGGACCGAAGGGCTGCTGGCCGCAGGGGACAGCGGCACGATCTATCTTTCAGGCATCGACCGGCTAAGTCTGGATTTGCAGGTCAGGCTGTTGCGGGTGATCGAAAGCGGCTCTTACCGGCCGGTGGGCACGACCACCCAACTGCCATGCAGGGCGCGTTTCATCCTTGGCAGCGCCCTTTCGCCGGAAGAGATCGCAAAGGCCGGGCCGCAACGCTCCGAACTGCTGTTTCGGATGCTGGCCTTTACCATCCGCCTGCCGTCTCTTGCCGAAAGGCCCGAGGACATCCTGCTGCTGGCACAGGAGATCCTGGAAAACCGCAGCTTTCAGCGCAATACGCCGAAACATTTCTCGGATGCTGCGAAAAAGGCGATGCTTGCCCATAGCTGGCCCGGCAACCTTCGGGAACTGTCCAATGCGATCGAACGCTCGCTGATCCTTTCTGCCGGCGCCGACGGGATCGAGCCCGCGCATCTGGGTCTGGATACCGGGGCGGTCGCCGTCAAGGACGGGCAGGTGGTGCTGCGTTTCCCACAAGCCCCCACGCTGGAGAGCCTGCGCGATGCATATCTGCGCCTGCTGCTGGAAACCACGGGCGGCAATCGTCGGGAAATGGCAGAAACACTGGGGATTTCCGAACGAAACCTCTATCGGCTCCTGCCCGGGATCACGAAGGGCGATGCGGACTGA